In Achromobacter spanius, the following proteins share a genomic window:
- the urtB gene encoding urea ABC transporter permease subunit UrtB, with product MESFSDLGAILLMQGFNGLSVFSVLLLMALGLAIIFGQMGVINMAHGEFLAVGAYCTYLCSELVQQYAPGLMPAYFFIAILLAFAVTFGLGWLVEWLMIRHLYRRPLDTLLATWGLSLVLQQTLRSLFGPREVSPTLPDWLMGSWQPLDGVDIPINGLFVMSISILLTGGLLLALFRSTWGLHVRATVQNRAMSGAVGIDTKRVDRVTFSLGCGIAGIAGAAFTTIGSTGPTSGSLYIVDTFLTVVFGGAASLFGTIASAFVIAQTQSISEFFMTGSMAKVLTLSAIVIILMLRPQGLFSIKVRK from the coding sequence ATGGAATCCTTTTCCGATCTCGGGGCCATCCTGCTGATGCAGGGCTTCAACGGCTTATCGGTCTTCAGCGTGTTGTTGCTGATGGCCTTGGGCCTTGCGATCATCTTTGGCCAGATGGGCGTCATCAACATGGCCCATGGCGAGTTCCTGGCGGTGGGCGCCTATTGCACCTACCTCTGTTCCGAACTGGTCCAGCAGTACGCGCCCGGCCTGATGCCGGCCTACTTCTTCATCGCCATCCTGTTGGCCTTTGCCGTGACTTTCGGCTTGGGCTGGTTGGTCGAGTGGCTGATGATCCGTCATCTCTATCGCCGGCCGCTCGACACGCTGCTGGCGACCTGGGGCTTGTCGCTGGTGCTTCAGCAAACGCTGCGCTCGCTGTTCGGCCCGCGTGAAGTCAGCCCCACGCTGCCCGATTGGCTGATGGGTTCCTGGCAACCGCTGGACGGCGTGGACATTCCCATCAACGGCCTGTTCGTCATGTCCATCAGCATCCTGCTGACCGGCGGGCTGCTCTTGGCGTTGTTCCGCTCAACCTGGGGCCTGCATGTGCGCGCCACGGTGCAAAACCGCGCCATGAGCGGCGCGGTCGGTATCGATACGAAGCGCGTGGACCGCGTGACGTTCTCGCTGGGTTGCGGTATCGCAGGCATTGCCGGCGCGGCCTTCACAACCATCGGTTCCACCGGCCCGACCAGCGGCTCGCTCTACATCGTCGACACCTTCCTGACGGTGGTGTTTGGCGGCGCGGCCAGCCTGTTCGGCACCATCGCGTCGGCCTTCGTCATCGCGCAGACGCAATCGATCTCGGAATTCTTCATGACGGGTTCGATGGCAAAAGTGCTGACGCTGTCGGCCATCGTGATCATTCTGATGCTGCGCCCGCAAGGCTTGTTCAGCATCAAGGTACGCAAGTAG
- the urtC gene encoding urea ABC transporter permease subunit UrtC — MQKFFRNVVGGREGLAGLAILALLLFVVFPLSLDVFRLNLIGKYLSYAFVALGLVLCWGYGGILSLGQGVFFGLGGYCMAMFLKLEASTPEATKIQSTPGIPDFMDWNQLTSLPWLWVPFKSFWFTLMAVPVLPCLLALILGAAMFKRRVGDTYFAIVTQAVALILSVLIIGQQGWTGGVNGITDLKTLLGWDIRTDSARLVLYFINGALLFACILFGRYLLSSKLGKLLMAMRDKEERVRFSGYDVASFKVFVFCVAAVFSAIGGAMFTLQVGFMSPSFVGIVPSIEMVIFAAVGGRLSLLGAVYGTLLVNFGKSYFSEAFPQLWLFLMGGLFIAVVMAFPNGLAGLYQQYAQKRLARKAPRRQADGATEAA; from the coding sequence ATGCAGAAATTCTTTCGCAATGTCGTGGGTGGACGTGAAGGGCTGGCTGGGCTGGCGATTCTGGCGCTGCTGCTCTTTGTGGTGTTTCCGCTAAGCCTGGACGTCTTCCGGCTCAATCTGATTGGCAAATACCTTTCCTATGCCTTTGTCGCGCTGGGCCTGGTGCTGTGCTGGGGCTATGGCGGCATCCTGAGTCTGGGCCAGGGGGTGTTTTTCGGCTTGGGCGGTTATTGCATGGCCATGTTCCTGAAGCTGGAAGCCTCGACGCCGGAGGCCACCAAGATTCAGTCCACGCCCGGCATCCCGGACTTCATGGACTGGAACCAACTGACCTCGCTGCCCTGGCTCTGGGTGCCCTTCAAAAGCTTCTGGTTCACCTTGATGGCAGTACCGGTGCTGCCCTGCCTGCTGGCCTTGATTCTGGGCGCGGCCATGTTCAAGCGCCGCGTGGGCGACACCTATTTCGCCATCGTGACGCAGGCCGTGGCCCTGATTCTGTCGGTGCTCATCATCGGCCAGCAAGGCTGGACCGGCGGCGTCAATGGCATCACCGATCTGAAGACGCTGCTGGGCTGGGATATCCGCACGGACAGCGCGCGGCTGGTGCTGTATTTCATCAACGGCGCGCTGCTGTTTGCCTGCATCCTGTTCGGCCGCTACCTGCTTTCTTCCAAGCTGGGCAAGCTCTTGATGGCCATGCGCGACAAAGAAGAGCGCGTGCGCTTCTCGGGCTACGACGTCGCCAGCTTCAAGGTCTTTGTCTTCTGCGTGGCCGCCGTGTTCTCGGCCATAGGGGGCGCCATGTTCACCTTGCAGGTCGGCTTCATGTCGCCTTCCTTCGTGGGCATCGTGCCTTCCATTGAAATGGTCATCTTCGCCGCGGTCGGCGGCCGTCTGTCCCTGCTGGGCGCGGTCTACGGCACGCTGCTGGTCAACTTCGGCAAAAGCTATTTCTCCGAGGCTTTCCCGCAGCTCTGGCTGTTCCTGATGGGTGGCCTGTTCATTGCCGTCGTGATGGCCTTCCCCAACGGGCTGGCCGGTCTGTATCAGCAATACGCCCAAAAACGCCTGGCGCGCAAAGCACCGCGCCGCCAGGCGGATGGCGCCACGGAGGCCGCATGA
- the fmdA gene encoding formamidase, which yields MPETLIKVDLAQSPYENEGVHNRWHPDIPMATWVKPGDDFVLETYDWTGGAIKNDDDASDVRDVDLSTVHFLSGPIGVEGAEPGDLLVVDLLDIGAKQESLWGFNGFFSKNNGGGFLTEHFPSAQKSIWDFEGMFTTSRHIPGVRFAGLIHPGLIGCLPDQALLDTWNEREQKLIDSDPERVPPLANPPAPKTAHMGKLKGAERDRAAATGARTVPPREHGGNCDIKDLSRGSRVFFPVYVNGGGLSVGDLHFSQGDGEITFCGAIEMAGWVHMRVSLIKGGMAKYGIRNPIFKPSPITPNYKDYLIFEGISVDEGGKQHYLDVHIAYRQACLNAIEYLKKFGYSGAQAYSILGTAPVQGHISGVVDIPNACATLWLPTEIFDIDIQPNALGDVPQITRGMDMPIAKDL from the coding sequence ATGCCTGAAACCCTGATCAAGGTCGACCTGGCCCAATCCCCCTACGAAAACGAAGGCGTGCACAATCGCTGGCATCCCGATATTCCCATGGCGACGTGGGTCAAGCCGGGCGATGACTTCGTGCTTGAAACCTACGACTGGACGGGCGGCGCGATCAAGAACGATGACGATGCCTCTGATGTGCGCGACGTGGACCTGTCCACGGTGCACTTCCTGTCCGGCCCCATCGGCGTCGAGGGCGCCGAGCCCGGTGACTTGCTGGTGGTGGACCTGCTGGATATCGGCGCCAAGCAGGAAAGCCTGTGGGGCTTCAACGGCTTTTTCAGCAAGAACAATGGCGGCGGCTTTCTGACCGAACACTTCCCCTCGGCGCAAAAATCGATCTGGGATTTTGAAGGCATGTTCACCACCTCGCGCCATATCCCCGGTGTGCGCTTCGCCGGCCTTATCCATCCGGGCTTGATCGGCTGCCTGCCGGATCAGGCGCTGCTGGACACGTGGAATGAGCGTGAACAGAAGCTGATCGACAGCGATCCGGAACGCGTGCCGCCCCTGGCCAATCCGCCGGCGCCCAAGACGGCGCATATGGGCAAGCTGAAGGGCGCCGAGCGCGATCGCGCCGCCGCCACCGGTGCGCGCACCGTACCGCCGCGCGAGCACGGCGGCAACTGCGACATCAAGGATCTGTCGCGCGGTTCCCGGGTGTTCTTTCCGGTCTACGTCAACGGTGGCGGCCTGTCGGTCGGTGACCTGCACTTCTCGCAGGGCGACGGCGAGATCACCTTCTGCGGCGCCATCGAAATGGCGGGGTGGGTGCATATGCGGGTGTCGCTCATCAAGGGCGGCATGGCCAAGTACGGTATTCGCAACCCCATCTTCAAGCCCAGCCCCATCACGCCCAACTACAAAGACTATCTGATCTTCGAAGGCATTTCGGTCGATGAAGGCGGCAAGCAGCACTATCTGGACGTGCACATCGCCTATCGCCAGGCCTGCCTGAACGCCATTGAGTACCTGAAGAAGTTTGGCTATTCGGGTGCGCAGGCGTATTCGATATTGGGCACGGCGCCGGTGCAGGGCCACATCAGCGGCGTGGTGGACATCCCCAATGCCTGCGCGACCTTGTGGCTGCCGACCGAGATCTTCGACATCGACATCCAGCCCAATGCGCTGGGCGACGTGCCGCAGATAACGCGCGGCATGGACATGCCCATCGCCAAAGACCTTTAA
- a CDS encoding zinc ribbon domain-containing protein, whose translation MPLYDYRCQDCGEFSVLRPLSQWRDPAPCPDCGGACERFVSGAPAVSALSSAMHRARAVNERAAHEPRSTRGGHGMGCGCCSGTKATGRTRQTADGGKTFAGARPWMISH comes from the coding sequence ATGCCGCTCTATGACTATCGCTGCCAGGACTGCGGTGAGTTCTCGGTGCTAAGGCCCTTGTCGCAATGGCGTGACCCCGCGCCTTGCCCTGATTGCGGTGGGGCTTGCGAGCGCTTTGTGAGCGGCGCGCCGGCGGTCTCGGCGCTGTCCTCGGCAATGCACCGCGCCCGCGCCGTCAACGAACGCGCCGCCCATGAACCCCGCAGCACCCGCGGCGGCCACGGCATGGGTTGCGGGTGCTGCTCAGGCACCAAAGCCACCGGCCGAACACGCCAGACAGCCGACGGCGGCAAAACCTTCGCCGGCGCGCGGCCGTGGATGATCAGTCACTGA
- the urtE gene encoding urea ABC transporter ATP-binding subunit UrtE: protein MFNIAGLVSGYGQSKVIHGVDLAVSAGEIVAVMGRNGMGKTTLFKTMMGMLPTMQGSISLDGKALERLESHQRVRSGVAYVPQGRMIFPTLTVEENIRTGMRGRALRDTIPEDIYALFPVLHDMRGRRGGDLSGGQQQQLAIARALVTNPRVLLLDEPTEGIQPSIIKDIARSLLEIRTLRNLAIVVSEQVLSFTMQIADRLIVIDKGRFVHEDPRERVDEKTISKYLSV from the coding sequence ATGTTCAATATCGCTGGCCTGGTGTCAGGCTATGGCCAAAGCAAAGTCATCCACGGTGTCGACCTTGCCGTGTCTGCCGGTGAAATCGTCGCCGTGATGGGCCGCAACGGCATGGGCAAGACCACGCTGTTCAAAACCATGATGGGCATGCTGCCCACCATGCAGGGCTCGATCTCGCTGGACGGCAAGGCGCTTGAACGCCTGGAGAGCCATCAGCGCGTGCGCAGCGGGGTGGCTTACGTGCCGCAAGGCCGCATGATCTTCCCGACGCTGACCGTGGAAGAGAACATCCGTACCGGCATGCGCGGGCGGGCACTGCGCGACACCATTCCGGAAGACATCTACGCCCTGTTCCCGGTGTTGCACGACATGCGCGGCCGGCGTGGCGGCGATCTGTCGGGGGGGCAGCAACAGCAGCTTGCCATTGCCCGCGCCCTGGTCACCAACCCGCGCGTGCTGCTGCTGGACGAACCCACCGAGGGCATACAGCCGTCCATCATCAAGGACATCGCCCGCAGCCTGCTGGAGATTCGCACGCTGCGCAATCTGGCCATCGTGGTGTCCGAGCAAGTCTTGAGTTTCACCATGCAGATCGCCGACCGGCTCATCGTGATCGACAAGGGCCGCTTCGTGCACGAAGACCCGCGCGAGCGCGTTGACGAGAAGACGATCAGCAAATACCTGTCTGTCTGA
- the urtD gene encoding urea ABC transporter ATP-binding protein UrtD, with the protein MNPSEFALYIEGLTVSFNGFVAVNDLNLYVDQGELRVVIGPNGAGKTTLLDLICGRTKATAGSIRFKDTELTGLAEYEIVRAGVGRKFQTPSIYETLSVRENLEVSFPAGRSVFGALTFRRSAAVIERVEQVAEEIFLADHLDRSAELLSHGQKQWLEIGMLLMQEPELMMLDEPVAGMSVSERERTAELLNRISRNRSLIVIEHDMEFVKNIAHKVTVLHQGRVLAEGSMDMVQSDPRVVEVYLGH; encoded by the coding sequence ATGAACCCCTCAGAGTTCGCCTTGTACATCGAAGGCCTGACCGTCTCGTTCAACGGCTTTGTCGCCGTCAACGACCTCAACCTGTATGTCGATCAGGGAGAGCTGCGCGTGGTCATCGGCCCCAATGGCGCCGGCAAGACCACGTTGCTGGATCTGATCTGCGGCCGCACCAAGGCCACCGCCGGCTCTATCCGCTTCAAGGACACGGAGCTGACCGGCCTGGCCGAATATGAAATCGTGCGGGCCGGCGTGGGCCGCAAGTTTCAGACCCCCTCTATCTACGAAACCCTGTCCGTGCGCGAAAACCTGGAAGTGTCGTTCCCGGCCGGGCGCAGCGTGTTTGGTGCGCTGACCTTTCGGCGTAGTGCGGCCGTGATCGAACGGGTCGAGCAGGTGGCCGAAGAGATTTTTCTTGCTGATCATCTGGACCGCTCGGCGGAGCTGCTCTCGCACGGTCAAAAGCAATGGCTGGAAATCGGCATGCTGCTGATGCAGGAGCCCGAGCTGATGATGCTGGACGAACCGGTGGCCGGCATGAGCGTGTCCGAGCGCGAGCGCACCGCCGAACTGCTCAATCGCATCAGCCGCAATCGATCGCTCATCGTGATCGAGCATGACATGGAGTTCGTGAAAAACATAGCGCACAAGGTCACGGTGCTGCACCAGGGCCGTGTACTGGCCGAGGGCAGCATGGACATGGTGCAGTCCGATCCGCGCGTGGTTGAAGTCTATCTCGGCCACTGA
- a CDS encoding hybrid sensor histidine kinase/response regulator: MSASAPQRIVKIRRDYNTWVANETLEDYALRFTPVSFRKWSEFRVANTALGAVSFLALEAIGGALALNYGFINAFWAIIAVALVTFLTGLPIAYYAARHGLDMDLLTRGAGFGYIGSTITSLIYASFTFIFFALEAAIMALAIELATGLPLSIGYLLCAAVILPMVAYGITFISRLQAWTQPIWLVLLLLPYAFIAFRDPGTLQEFLRFPGYDGRGGNFNLLMFGSAVAVAASLVTQIGEQVDFLRFLPERTAANRRRWWLALICAGPGWILPGAAKILGGAFLAWLALSLGAPADKAGDPTHMYLAAYTYVVSDPGLALALVTAFVVVSQVKINVTNAYAGSLAWSNFFARITHSHPGRVVWLVFNVLIAVVLMEMGVFGALEHVLAVFSHVALAWIGALVADLVINKPLGLSPKRIEFRRAYLYDINPVGVGSMLIAMTLGLLAFAGVFPGTAGALAQALSPFVALLAAFICAPVIAWRTRGRYNLARTPVDAAGSDHVCVICANRFEQPDMAHCPAYNGSICSLCCTLDARCQDRCKQQGRLKDQVRAVLDRLLPARVTPLLHSRLGHYLLIVAGMGSLLAGILGLIYYQEYASLMRAGLDPTGLRPTFLKLYAALLLIGGVVAWWLVLAHESRRVAQEESDRQTHLLLREIEAHKQTDAQLQQAKEAAESANLAKSRFMSGMSHELRAPLNSILGYAQILQRDPSLPPARREAIDVIHRSGKHLIGLIDGLLDIARIEAGRLRLENSELRLPEFLEQIVQMFRPQSTLKGLRFCYEAAELPSIVHIDEKRLRQILINLLSNALKFTSEGQVSMRVKSAADMVLFEVEDSGRGIPAEDLERIFLPFERSWAAAEQADSGTGLGLTICRMLTGIMGGELTVRSAVDRGSVFTLKLFLPEVRSPRSDARPSGLVVGYRGERLRILTVDDQPSQRRLVRDLLEPLGFEVHEAPHGAACLACVHTLRPALILMDVSMPQMTGWEVLRCLRDEGVAVPIVMLSANILGLDPKDPAQSGHNAFIAKPVIYDDLLSQLGRLLKLDWQVTQVEAALPAGDLHRVALEREDAEALLELGAMGYIKGIQAKLEEIQGRRAEARELTAHLRALAGEFQLSEFNQVLKHHVQRHHAHAR, from the coding sequence TTGTCTGCCAGCGCGCCTCAACGCATCGTCAAGATCCGCCGTGACTACAACACCTGGGTCGCCAATGAGACGCTGGAAGACTACGCGTTGCGTTTCACGCCGGTGTCGTTTCGCAAGTGGTCGGAGTTCCGCGTCGCCAATACCGCCCTGGGCGCCGTGTCTTTCCTGGCGCTGGAAGCCATTGGCGGGGCGCTGGCGCTGAACTATGGCTTTATCAATGCCTTCTGGGCCATCATCGCCGTGGCCCTGGTCACCTTCCTGACCGGCTTGCCGATAGCCTATTACGCGGCGCGCCATGGCCTGGACATGGATCTGCTGACGCGAGGCGCGGGCTTTGGCTATATCGGCTCGACCATTACCTCGCTGATCTACGCCTCCTTTACCTTCATCTTCTTTGCGCTTGAGGCGGCCATCATGGCGCTGGCCATCGAGCTGGCCACCGGCTTGCCGCTGTCCATCGGCTATCTCTTGTGCGCCGCGGTCATCCTGCCCATGGTGGCGTATGGCATTACCTTCATCAGCCGGTTGCAGGCATGGACGCAGCCGATATGGCTGGTGCTGCTGCTCTTGCCCTATGCCTTCATCGCCTTCCGTGATCCCGGGACCTTGCAGGAGTTTCTGCGGTTTCCGGGCTATGACGGCCGGGGCGGCAATTTCAATCTGCTGATGTTTGGCTCGGCGGTGGCGGTGGCCGCCTCGCTGGTGACGCAGATCGGCGAACAGGTCGACTTCCTGCGCTTCCTGCCCGAACGCACGGCGGCCAACCGCAGGCGCTGGTGGCTCGCCCTTATCTGCGCGGGTCCGGGCTGGATCCTGCCGGGCGCGGCCAAGATTCTGGGCGGCGCCTTTCTGGCCTGGCTGGCCCTGTCCCTGGGAGCGCCCGCCGACAAAGCGGGCGACCCCACCCATATGTATCTGGCGGCCTATACCTATGTGGTCAGCGATCCCGGCCTGGCGCTGGCTCTGGTCACGGCCTTCGTGGTGGTCTCGCAGGTCAAGATCAATGTGACCAATGCCTATGCCGGCTCGCTGGCCTGGTCCAACTTCTTTGCCCGCATCACGCACAGCCATCCGGGCCGGGTGGTGTGGCTGGTGTTCAACGTGCTGATCGCCGTGGTCCTGATGGAGATGGGTGTGTTCGGCGCGTTGGAGCACGTGCTGGCGGTGTTCTCGCACGTTGCGCTGGCCTGGATTGGCGCGCTGGTGGCGGATCTGGTGATCAACAAGCCGCTGGGTCTGTCGCCGAAGCGAATCGAGTTTCGCCGCGCCTATTTGTATGACATCAACCCGGTCGGTGTGGGCAGCATGCTGATCGCCATGACGCTGGGCCTGCTGGCCTTTGCCGGCGTGTTTCCAGGCACGGCGGGCGCGCTGGCGCAGGCGTTATCGCCCTTTGTGGCCTTGCTGGCGGCTTTTATCTGCGCGCCTGTCATCGCCTGGCGCACGCGCGGGCGCTACAACCTGGCGCGCACGCCGGTGGATGCCGCGGGTTCGGATCATGTCTGTGTGATCTGCGCCAACCGTTTCGAACAGCCGGACATGGCGCATTGCCCGGCCTATAACGGTTCCATCTGTTCCTTGTGCTGCACGCTGGATGCCCGCTGCCAGGATCGCTGCAAACAGCAGGGACGCTTGAAGGATCAGGTGCGGGCGGTCTTGGACCGGCTGTTGCCGGCGCGGGTCACACCGCTGCTGCATAGCCGCCTGGGCCACTACCTCTTGATCGTGGCCGGGATGGGGTCGCTGCTGGCCGGCATTCTGGGCTTGATTTACTACCAGGAGTACGCCAGTCTCATGCGGGCCGGCCTGGACCCCACGGGTTTGCGGCCCACCTTCTTGAAGTTGTATGCCGCCTTGTTGCTGATCGGCGGCGTGGTGGCCTGGTGGCTGGTACTGGCCCACGAAAGCCGGCGCGTGGCGCAAGAGGAATCGGATCGACAAACCCATTTGCTGCTGCGCGAAATCGAGGCGCACAAGCAGACCGACGCGCAGTTGCAGCAGGCCAAGGAAGCAGCCGAAAGCGCCAATCTGGCCAAAAGCCGCTTCATGAGCGGCATGAGCCATGAGTTGCGCGCGCCCTTGAACAGCATTTTGGGCTACGCGCAGATTCTGCAGCGCGACCCAAGCTTGCCACCGGCACGGCGTGAGGCCATTGATGTGATTCATCGCAGTGGCAAGCATTTGATCGGCCTGATCGACGGTTTGCTGGACATCGCGCGCATCGAGGCCGGCAGGCTGAGGCTGGAGAACAGCGAACTGCGCCTGCCGGAGTTCCTGGAGCAGATCGTGCAGATGTTCCGGCCTCAGAGCACGCTCAAAGGGCTGCGCTTTTGCTATGAAGCGGCGGAACTGCCGTCCATCGTGCATATCGACGAAAAGCGGCTGCGGCAGATTCTGATCAACCTGTTGAGCAATGCGCTGAAGTTCACCTCGGAAGGCCAGGTGTCGATGCGCGTGAAGTCGGCGGCGGATATGGTGTTGTTCGAAGTCGAGGATAGCGGCCGGGGCATACCGGCCGAGGATCTGGAACGCATCTTCCTGCCCTTCGAGCGCAGCTGGGCGGCGGCCGAGCAGGCCGATTCCGGCACGGGTCTGGGCCTGACCATCTGCCGCATGCTGACCGGCATCATGGGCGGCGAGTTGACGGTGCGCAGCGCCGTCGACCGCGGCAGTGTGTTTACGCTCAAGCTGTTTTTGCCTGAGGTGCGTTCGCCGCGCAGCGATGCCCGGCCGTCGGGGCTGGTGGTGGGCTATCGCGGCGAGCGGCTGCGGATTCTGACGGTGGATGACCAGCCTTCGCAGCGGCGCCTGGTGCGCGACCTGCTGGAGCCGCTGGGCTTTGAGGTACACGAAGCGCCGCATGGCGCGGCTTGCCTGGCCTGCGTGCATACGCTGCGGCCGGCCCTGATATTGATGGACGTCTCGATGCCGCAGATGACGGGGTGGGAAGTGTTGCGGTGCCTGCGTGATGAAGGCGTGGCCGTGCCCATCGTGATGTTGTCGGCCAATATCCTGGGGCTGGATCCGAAAGACCCGGCGCAGAGCGGGCACAACGCGTTCATTGCCAAGCCGGTGATCTATGACGATTTGCTGAGTCAACTAGGCCGTTTGCTCAAGCTGGACTGGCAGGTGACGCAGGTGGAAGCGGCGCTGCCGGCGGGTGATCTGCATCGGGTGGCGCTGGAACGCGAAGATGCCGAGGCACTGCTCGAACTGGGGGCCATGGGCTATATCAAGGGCATACAGGCCAAGCTGGAAGAAATACAGGGCCGCCGGGCCGAAGCGCGCGAATTGACGGCGCATCTGCGGGCGCTGGCGGGCGAGTTTCAACTGAGTGAATTCAATCAGGTGCTTAAACACCATGTACAGCGTCACCATGCCCACGCCCGATAA
- the urtA gene encoding urea ABC transporter substrate-binding protein, whose product MSGKTPFDNAPELPSRRRLALAFASLPLLGIPALSRAAAPATSAINGTGLAITDTEVTVGQLHSATGTMAISETGSIQSERLAIEQINAMGGILGRKIKIIQEDGASDWPTFAEKARKLLVSDKVATVFGCWTSASRKAVLPVFEKENGLLYYPTFYEGLEQSKNVFYTGQEATQQILSSLDWLSREKKARSFYLIGSDYIWPRTSNKIARKHIENVLKGEVVGEEYYPLGHTQFGSLINKIKLKKPDVVFAVVVGGSNVSFYKQLKAAGVTSGKQKLLTISVTEDELLGIGGENAEGFWSCMKYFQSLDNANNKKFVEAFKAKYGANAVIGDVTQAAYLGPWLWKMAVEKAGSFDVDKVVAASAGLEFKEAPEGYVKIDPNHHLWSKTRIGQIRKDGQVDVIFETPELIKPDPFPKGYQ is encoded by the coding sequence ATGTCTGGCAAAACCCCTTTTGATAATGCCCCGGAACTGCCCTCGCGCCGGCGCCTGGCCCTGGCTTTTGCCTCCCTGCCGCTGTTGGGCATACCGGCGCTGTCGCGCGCGGCCGCGCCGGCCACTTCCGCCATCAACGGCACCGGCCTGGCCATTACCGACACCGAAGTCACGGTAGGCCAGTTGCACTCGGCCACCGGCACCATGGCCATCAGCGAAACCGGGTCGATTCAATCCGAGCGCCTGGCCATCGAGCAGATCAATGCCATGGGCGGCATTCTGGGCCGCAAGATCAAGATCATCCAGGAAGACGGCGCCTCGGACTGGCCGACCTTTGCTGAGAAGGCCCGCAAACTGCTGGTCAGCGACAAGGTCGCCACCGTGTTCGGCTGCTGGACCTCGGCCTCGCGCAAGGCGGTCTTGCCGGTGTTCGAGAAAGAAAACGGCCTGCTGTACTACCCGACCTTTTATGAAGGCCTGGAGCAATCCAAGAACGTCTTCTATACCGGCCAGGAAGCGACGCAGCAGATTCTATCCAGCCTGGACTGGCTGTCGCGCGAGAAGAAGGCGCGCTCGTTCTACCTGATCGGCTCTGACTACATCTGGCCGCGCACCTCGAACAAAATTGCCCGCAAGCATATCGAGAACGTGCTCAAGGGCGAAGTGGTCGGCGAGGAATACTACCCGCTGGGCCACACGCAATTCGGTTCGCTGATCAACAAGATCAAACTGAAAAAGCCCGATGTCGTCTTCGCCGTGGTGGTGGGCGGCAGCAACGTGTCTTTCTACAAACAGCTCAAGGCGGCCGGCGTCACCAGCGGCAAGCAAAAGCTCCTGACCATCTCGGTGACCGAAGATGAATTGCTGGGCATCGGCGGTGAAAACGCCGAGGGCTTCTGGTCGTGCATGAAGTATTTCCAGAGCCTGGACAATGCCAACAACAAGAAATTCGTCGAAGCCTTCAAGGCCAAGTACGGCGCCAATGCCGTGATCGGCGACGTGACCCAGGCGGCCTATCTGGGCCCCTGGCTGTGGAAGATGGCGGTGGAAAAGGCCGGCAGCTTCGATGTCGACAAGGTGGTCGCCGCCTCGGCCGGCCTGGAGTTCAAGGAAGCGCCCGAAGGCTACGTCAAGATCGATCCCAACCACCACCTGTGGAGCAAGACCCGCATCGGCCAGATTCGCAAGGACGGCCAGGTTGACGTGATCTTCGAAACCCCGGAACTGATCAAGCCCGATCCCTTCCCCAAGGGCTATCAGTAA
- a CDS encoding SDR family oxidoreductase, translating to MSAFATRPNRPWWASAALRYRELDVTSADDTAAFARFALDAFGRIDVLVNNAGVMPLSPLNALKVDEWNRMIDVNVRGVLHGIAAVLPTMEAQGQGQIINISSIGGVSVSPTAAVYCATKFAVRAISDGLRQETDKIRVTVICPGVVESELADTISDDTARTAMREFRRIAITPDAIARAIAYAVEQPADVDVSEIVVRPTASPY from the coding sequence TTGAGCGCTTTCGCAACGCGGCCGAATCGCCCGTGGTGGGCAAGCGCCGCGCTTCGCTATCGCGAACTGGACGTGACCTCGGCCGATGACACGGCGGCGTTTGCACGTTTCGCGCTTGATGCGTTTGGCCGCATTGACGTGCTGGTCAACAACGCAGGCGTGATGCCGCTCTCGCCGCTTAACGCGCTGAAGGTCGACGAGTGGAATCGCATGATCGACGTGAATGTGCGGGGCGTGCTGCATGGCATCGCCGCCGTGCTGCCGACGATGGAAGCGCAAGGCCAGGGCCAGATCATCAACATTTCGTCGATCGGCGGCGTGTCGGTGTCGCCCACGGCGGCGGTGTACTGCGCCACCAAGTTTGCCGTGCGCGCCATCTCGGACGGGCTGCGCCAGGAAACGGACAAGATCCGCGTCACGGTGATCTGCCCCGGTGTCGTGGAGTCCGAGCTTGCCGACACCATCTCCGACGACACCGCGCGCACGGCCATGCGGGAGTTCCGTCGCATCGCCATCACGCCGGATGCCATCGCCCGCGCCATCGCCTACGCGGTTGAGCAGCCCGCTGACGTCGACGTCAGCGAGATCGTGGTGCGGCCTACGGCCAGCCCTTACTGA